The window GGGTGAAACTGCTGCGCTCCGCAAAGCAACATATTGCGATGCAATACTACCTGTGGCGGCCGGACACCAGTGGGTTAACACTCTTAAAGGAGCTGTTGAATGCGGTAGAACGGGGGGTGACTGTGGACTTGCTGCTGGATGATCATCACAGCAGGCCCATAGAGCCATTGTTGCGTGACTTATCCCGCCGTAGCAACTTTAACGTGAAGTTTTTCAATCCGTTTCGACATCGTCGCTGGCGCTGGGTGAATTGGTTGACTGATTTCAAGCGCATGAACCGACGTATGCATAACAAAGCGTTGGTAATTGACCAGCAAATAGCGATAGTGGGCGGGCGTAATGTTGGTGATGAGTACTTCGGGACACATGCCGGTCAGCTTTTTTCTGACTTGGATGTTATTGTTCGAGGCCCGGTGGTTACGAAAGTGCTGGAAGATTGGCGTCATTACTGGCAATGCGCGTTGTCTAAATCGGTTGGTTTAATAAAGCGAAGCCATCGTAGTCGACTGTTTGAAGAAATATGGAAAGTGTTTGAGTCCAAGCCGGAAACGCAAGATTTAAACAAGTATGTGTTGTCGGATGAACAGTTAAATGATGAAACCAAAGCATTGCCTGAATTTTCAGCATCAGCGCAGGTGGTCAGTGATGACCCTTTAAAAGCGGACCTGGCCTCAAAGCCTAAACGATCGTTAACGCAGCAAATAGCCAAAACCATTGGCTCGGCGACTCAGTCTATCTTGTTGGTGTCTCCATACTTTGTCCCTACGGCAACCGGTGTAAAAGAATTAGAAAGCTTAGCTGAACAAGGCGTTGAAGTCCGCGTTTTGACAAACTCATTAGCCGTTACCGATGTGCCGGCCGTGCATGCAGGGTATCAGCGACGTCGTCGTCGTTTGTTGTTGGCAGGCATCAAGTTGTTTGAATTGCGTCTAACGGAAGAGAAAAAGCTGCGAAAAGACATGAAGCCTTACTTTCGTCGCTCTGCCTCCAGTCTGCATGCCAAAACCGTTACTGTAGACGGCAGCAAAGTCTTCGTTGGTTCGTTTAACTTCGACCCTCGCTCAGCACAGATCAATACAGAATCGGGAATTATCATTGAATCGGTCGCTATGGCACAGCGCATTAATTCAATGTTTGATCATGAGCTTCCTATGCGTGCTTATGAAGCAAGATTGAATCGTTTTTATAAACTGTATTGGTTGGACAAAAGTCAAATTCCGGCGCAAAAGCTCTATAAAGAGCCCGGCGCTGGTATTGGCAGACGCTTAACGGTTTGGTTGACCGCGCGTCTGCCGGTGGACCATTTACTCTAAAGTCGTTCGGCTATCCAGCGTCTGACTTTTTGTTCCAGAATGACAAGTGGCACAGCGCCGTCTTCTAAGATCACCCGGTGAAACGCCTTAATATCAAATTTGTCGCCGAGTTTGTTTTCGGCGCGGCGACGTAACTCGCTGATTTTTAACTCGCCAATTTTGTAGGCAAGAGCTTGCCCTGGCAATGCCATAAAACGTTCTGCTTCCGAAACGGCACGTGATTCAGCAACTGGTGCGTTTTCGTACATGTAGTCGAGCACTTCTTGTCGCGTCCAGCCTTTCGAATGGATACCAGTATCCACGACTAATCGAATAGAGCGCCAAAGTTCGGCAGCGAGTTGACCAAATCGTTGATACGGGTCCTCATATAAGCCTAAATCGTAACCGAGTGCTTCGGAATACAGTCCCCAGCCTTCAGTGTAAGCGGTTTCACGACCATATTTGCGGAACTCGGGCAAATCTTCAAGTTCTTGCTGAATGGAAATTTGGAAGTGGTGTCCCGGCGCTGCTTCGTGTAAAAACAGGGCGGTTTTTGCCCAGTTAGGGCGTGAGCCTAAGTCGTACGTATTGAGGTAGAATATCGCCGGGCGTGAACCGTCTACGGGTGCTGATTGGTAGGAGCCTGAACTTGCCGACTGTTCACGAAACTCTTCTACTTTTCTGACTTCGTAGTCCGCTTCCGGGAAAATATTGAAAAGCTTACTAACACGTTCATCAACTGTACTGCGTAATGCTCGGTAGTCCTCGATCATTGCTTCACGACTTTCGTAAATAAACTGAGGATCGTTGGTCATAAAGTCAAAGAATTCTGCCAGGTCACCGTCGAATTCAATTTCCTCCATAATGTCGCGCATTTGTGAATGAATGCGCGCCACTTCGCTTTTGCCTATTTTATGAATACGGTCGGCGCTAAGTTGCGTTGACGTGTTGGCTTCTATCTTATGTTGATACCAAGCATCGCCGCCGGGTAATTGGCCAAGACCAAAACTGTCGGTGCGAGTATGGGGTAAATAATCTTCTTTCAAATAAGTGGCCAACATTCTGTAGGCCGGTATAACGGTATCGTTTAACACCTGTTTATAGCGCTGCTTTAATGTATCTGCCTCTGCCCCTGAAATAGTCTCAGGCATATTGGTTATGGGCGTCCAAAAGAGGGTGTTCTCCACTTTATTATCAATATGTGCAGTAATTTGCGGTATGGCCTTTTCAATCAATATGCGCGGTTGAACAATGTCTTTCTCCACGCCTTTTTTCATGTTGGTAATGGCTTGCTCGAATAGGCGCGGAATTTGTTCCATTCGCGATGCCCAATTTTCATAGTCCTGAACCGTCTTAAACGGTTGCGCCGACTCACCAGAGCCCAACATAGCTAAACGACCCGCTAGGTTATAAAACTGATTAATTGGAATAAGGTGCTCCGGGTACTGCAGCCCTTCAAGCTCTAACGCCATTTTACGTTTGAAAATGTCGTAACTGATGCGTTGGCTGCGTGAGAGTTGCTCGGGATTAATGCCGGATATTTTATCCAGAAAGCGTTGGTTTAACTGACGTTGCTTTGCAATGTGTTGTTCGGACAAGTAATTGGGCAGCTGGTCGTTATAGTGACTGTCGCCAATGTAAGTCGCTAATAGCGGGTTAAGCTTCAGGTTCTGTTCAAAGTAGTCGTTGTAAATGGCATCGAGCTGTTCAGAGACAGACGATTGTTTAATAACTGAATTGGTTTTTTCAGAGCCTGAATTGTTCGTCGCTTCGCCACAGCCACCAAGAAGTAAAGAGATAGAAACCGCAATCAGTGCCTTTTTCATCGTTGAACCTTTCATTGTCATTATTGTTGCTAAAATACTAGGTGTTTGGCTGTTAAGGTGCAATCCAAAAGGCAAAACGAACAGTAGAAGTATTACACCGTTTTAAGAAGGAGTTTTTATGACTAAGGCATACGCAGCGGAATCTGAACAGTCAGGTTTAGCCCCTTATGGTATTGAGCGTCGTGAATTGAGAAGTGACGACGTTGCTATTGATATTCTTTATTGTGGTGTGTGTCACACCGACATTCACTATGCTGAAAATGACTGGGGCGGCACTATTTACCCAGTGGTTCCGGGTCATGAAATTATTGGCCGTGTGACCTCTGTTGGTAAAGATGTCAACAACTATAAAGAAGGCGACTTGGTTGGTGTTGGTTGTATGGTCGACTCATGCCGAGAGTGCAGTTCGTGCGACCAGGGCTTAGAGCAATACTGCTTAAACGGTATGGTGCCAACCTATAACGGAGAAGACCTGCACGATAAAAGCATTACCTACGGCGGCTATTCCGAAAAAATCGTTGTCAGTGACCGTTTCGTGGTGCGCGTGCCTGAGAAACTGGATGCGGCAAAAGCGGCTCCCCTGTTATGTGCGGGCATTACTACCTATTCACCGCTGCGTCATTTTGGCGTGAAAGAAGGCCATAAAGTTGGTGTTATTGGTATGGGTGGCTTAGGTCACATGGGTGTAAAATTTGCCAAAGCCATGGGGGCTGAAGTCACTATTTTTACTCGCTCGGAGAGCAAGGTCAGCGAAGCAAAAAAGCAAGGCGCCGACCATGTCATTATATCGACCGATGAAAAGCAAATGGAAGCGGCGGCGGAAACGTTCGATTTCTTGTTAGATACGGTGCCCG is drawn from Idiomarina piscisalsi and contains these coding sequences:
- a CDS encoding phospholipase D-like domain-containing protein is translated as MTPKVNVAQVSQFQLLSDAHQALIERVKLLRSAKQHIAMQYYLWRPDTSGLTLLKELLNAVERGVTVDLLLDDHHSRPIEPLLRDLSRRSNFNVKFFNPFRHRRWRWVNWLTDFKRMNRRMHNKALVIDQQIAIVGGRNVGDEYFGTHAGQLFSDLDVIVRGPVVTKVLEDWRHYWQCALSKSVGLIKRSHRSRLFEEIWKVFESKPETQDLNKYVLSDEQLNDETKALPEFSASAQVVSDDPLKADLASKPKRSLTQQIAKTIGSATQSILLVSPYFVPTATGVKELESLAEQGVEVRVLTNSLAVTDVPAVHAGYQRRRRRLLLAGIKLFELRLTEEKKLRKDMKPYFRRSASSLHAKTVTVDGSKVFVGSFNFDPRSAQINTESGIIIESVAMAQRINSMFDHELPMRAYEARLNRFYKLYWLDKSQIPAQKLYKEPGAGIGRRLTVWLTARLPVDHLL
- a CDS encoding DUF885 domain-containing protein — protein: MKKALIAVSISLLLGGCGEATNNSGSEKTNSVIKQSSVSEQLDAIYNDYFEQNLKLNPLLATYIGDSHYNDQLPNYLSEQHIAKQRQLNQRFLDKISGINPEQLSRSQRISYDIFKRKMALELEGLQYPEHLIPINQFYNLAGRLAMLGSGESAQPFKTVQDYENWASRMEQIPRLFEQAITNMKKGVEKDIVQPRILIEKAIPQITAHIDNKVENTLFWTPITNMPETISGAEADTLKQRYKQVLNDTVIPAYRMLATYLKEDYLPHTRTDSFGLGQLPGGDAWYQHKIEANTSTQLSADRIHKIGKSEVARIHSQMRDIMEEIEFDGDLAEFFDFMTNDPQFIYESREAMIEDYRALRSTVDERVSKLFNIFPEADYEVRKVEEFREQSASSGSYQSAPVDGSRPAIFYLNTYDLGSRPNWAKTALFLHEAAPGHHFQISIQQELEDLPEFRKYGRETAYTEGWGLYSEALGYDLGLYEDPYQRFGQLAAELWRSIRLVVDTGIHSKGWTRQEVLDYMYENAPVAESRAVSEAERFMALPGQALAYKIGELKISELRRRAENKLGDKFDIKAFHRVILEDGAVPLVILEQKVRRWIAERL
- a CDS encoding NAD(P)-dependent alcohol dehydrogenase encodes the protein MTKAYAAESEQSGLAPYGIERRELRSDDVAIDILYCGVCHTDIHYAENDWGGTIYPVVPGHEIIGRVTSVGKDVNNYKEGDLVGVGCMVDSCRECSSCDQGLEQYCLNGMVPTYNGEDLHDKSITYGGYSEKIVVSDRFVVRVPEKLDAAKAAPLLCAGITTYSPLRHFGVKEGHKVGVIGMGGLGHMGVKFAKAMGAEVTIFTRSESKVSEAKKQGADHVIISTDEKQMEAAAETFDFLLDTVPVQHDLNPYINCLKVDGTHILVGLLEPVDPALQAGQLVMKRRVLAGSLIGGIPETQEMLDFCAEHDIHCDVEMLDIKNINDAFKRMKKGDVKYRFVIDMDTLKQS